One genomic segment of Apostichopus japonicus isolate 1M-3 chromosome 23, ASM3797524v1, whole genome shotgun sequence includes these proteins:
- the LOC139964938 gene encoding activin receptor type-1-like, producing the protein MATDWRRTIFSTFILFTINCAFSQDELDGDISFPKVTASHVNDTFLCGCDAISCNDEDTCRTNRKCFIYLARERDEYGYPIFRKGCLTDSDQVVMICRNDVQCCDHELCNNNITLLLPTTAAPPELRHDPDYFNVLYMVLAVIVCFILFFGSIVISICLYQRMQSKQERACMTPLGADYGPTCTSDIRAVPAGDSTLKDLFDHSNTSGSGSGLPYLVQRTLARQIVLVQQVGKGRYGEVWRGHWLGENVAVKIFSSIDEKSWFRESEIYNTVMLRHDNILGFIASDMTSRNSCTQLWLITHYHELGSLYDYLNRNVIDAPLACRLAFSAASGLVHLHTEISCNNSKPAIAHRDIKSKNILVKRDLRCCIADLGLAVLHTQEDGCINMGVNNRVGTKRYMAPELLDESMNTMCFESFKRVDIYAFGLVLWEIATRCQVGGMVEDYNPPFHDKVPSDPSFEDMRKVVCVDQCRPTLPNRWSTDQTLTTLAKLMRECWCQAASSRHTSLRVKKTLIKISQCCQTFSKMDMENDRIIV; encoded by the exons CATTCTCCCAAGATGAGCTGGACGGGGATATTTCATTTCCGAAGGTGACGGCTTCCCATGTGAACGATACGTTCCTCTGCGGATGCGACGCGATCAGCTGCAACGATGAGGATACATGCAGGACCAATcgcaaatgttttatttatctGGCCCGCGAGAGGGACGAATACGGATACCCTATATTTAGAAAG GGCTGCCTGACAGACAGCGACCAAGTGGTCATGATATGTCGGAATGACGTACAATGCTGCGACCACGAGCTCTGCAACAACAACATCACTCTGTTATTACCTACCACAGCAGCTCCTCCTGAACTTA GACATGATCCAGACTACTTCAACGTCCTCTACATGGTCCTGGCAGTCATCGTTTGTTTCATACTCTTCTTTGGATCCATCGTAATATCAATCTGCCTCTATCAGAGAATGCAAAGCAAACAGGAGAGGGCCTGTATGACACCCCTGGGAGCAGATTATGGCCCTACCTGCACCTCTGACATCCGAGCAGTTCCAGCCGGTGACAGTACTCTCAAA GATTTGTTTGATCATTCCAATACTTCGGGCAGCGGCTCTGGTCTGCCCTATCTCGTACAGCGGACCCTCGCAAGACAGATTGTACTGGTGCAACAAGTCG GGAAAGGACGTTACGGCGAAGTCTGGAGAGGGCACTGGCTCGGCGAAAACGTTGCGGTGAAAATCTTTAGCTCGATAGACGAAAAATCCTGGTTCCGGGAGTCGGAGATCTACAACACGGTCATGCTACGACACGACAACATCCTCGGTTTCATCGCGTCGGACATGACGTCCCGGAACTCTTGTACGCAACTGTGGTTGATCACGCACTACCATGAGCTCGGCTCCCTGTACGACTACCTGAACCGGAACGTCATCGACGCCCCTCTGGCGTGCCGGCTGGCGTTCTCGGCCGCGAGCGGGCTGGTCCACCTGCACACGGAGATCAGCTGCAACAACAGCAAGCCGGCCATCGCCCACCGGGACATCAAGAGCAAGAACATTTTAGTGAAGCGGGACCTGAGGTGCTGCATCGCGGACTTGGGTCTGGCCGTGCTCCACACGCAGGAGGACGGCTGCATCAATATGGGGGTGAACAATAGAGTGGGTACCAAACGGTACATGGCGCCCGAACTCTTGGACGAGAGTATGAACACTATGTGCTTTGAGTCCTTCAAGAGGGTGGACATCTATGCCTTTGGTTTAGTTCTCTGGGAGATTGCAACTAGGTGTCAAGTCGGTG GTATGGTCGAAGATTACAATCCACCGTTCCATGACAAAGTGCCAAGCGATCCTAGTTTTGAAGATATGCGGAAGGTAGTGTGTGTGGACCAGTGCAGGCCCACTCTACCTAACAGATGGTCAACTGACCAA ACGTTGACTACTCTAGCTAAACTCATGAGGGAGTGTTGGTGCCAGGCCGCCTCCTCCAGACACACCTCCTTACGGGTCAAGAAGACACTCATCAAGATTTCACAGTGCTGCCAGACGTTTTCCAAGATGGACATGGAGAACGATCGCATCATCGTCTGA
- the LOC139964939 gene encoding uncharacterized protein, protein MRKRGDRKREDGEKRRDGVKRGDGEKRGDGVKRGDGEKRGDGVKRGDGEKRGDGVKRGDGEKRRDGVKRGDGEKRGDGVKRGDGEKRGDGVKRRDGVKRGDGEKRGDGEKKGDGVKRGDGEKRGYGVKRGDGVKRGDGEKRSLEKKGGTC, encoded by the coding sequence ATGAGAAAGAGAGGAGATAGGAAGAGAGAGGATGGGGAGAAGAGAAGGGATGGGGTGAAGAGAGGGGATGGGGAGAAGAGAGGGGATGGGGTGAAGAGAGGGGATGGGGAGAAGAGAGGGGATGGAGTGAAGAGAGGGGATGGGGAGAAGAGAGGGGATGGGGTGAAGAGAGGGGATGGGGAGAAGAGAAGGGATGGGGTGAAGAGAGGGGATGGGGAGAAGAGAGGGGATGGGGTGAAGAGAGGGGATGGGGAGAAGAGAGGGGATGGGGTGAAGAGAAGGGATGGGGTGAAGAGAGGGGATGGGGAGAAGAGAGGGGATGGGGAGAAGAAAGGGGATGGGGTGAAGAGAGGGGATGGGGAGAAGAGAGGGTATGGGGTGAAGAGAGGGGATGGGGTGAAGAGAGGAGATGGGGAGAAGAGGTCACTAGAGAAGAAAGGTGGTACTTGCTAG